One Plasmodium cynomolgi strain B DNA, scaffold: 0756, whole genome shotgun sequence genomic window, ttatatttttctaacaCCTTCGCCAACTTGTACTTtcatgaaaaaacaaaatttcttattgtttaaataattactcGTGATAAATTGTTTGattttactataatttttaGTCAGGAAGCCCTAATACTTTACACCACAATGAAAGTAAACTGAACAattcattaaataaaaaatttggacgAATATTGCATGAAATAAAACTAAGAAATactgattaaaaaaaaagaataaataatttattaaatgaagATGATAACGCTTTCGGGGAAAGACTAAACGCATTAGCACATGATGATCATTTTCGAAAACAATTTAATGTGTTAATAGCGGATGACCTCTTTCAAAAAAGACTTAAAGTGTTAATGCAAGATAAGCATTTTCAAAAACaatttgataaattaaagaataaaagtATATTTGACCTACAAGATTTTATTCCTTTGCATGATAATGACAGCGTTCATGAAGACAGTGATCCATTCAAATCCTGTAACAATTTGGAAGaacattttaacaaattaaaaattcaaaaagataaaaaagaaaacaaattgaagaattaaaacgtgctgaagaatataaaaagaagcgAAACACTATAAAACGCAATGTTTATTATGCAAGGAAACCACTTCACGAAGTGGGGTATGATATTGCCCTTAAGTTAGCACACAATGAAGATTTAGAAAAATCTGTTGAGGATTATACGAATAATAGAATagtaaaggcaaaaaatgcatcAATTTTACCTATCaccgcaaaaaaggaaatttcaGAACATGAATTAGAATTTCtaagatataaaaatgatattttatacCGTAATAGGAAATATTTGTTTAAACGTCGTCATAGgctcagaaaatttttatcgttTTTAAAGAGACACAATATgttctttccatttctttccATACCATTAGGCATCCTTACAGTACTTGCACTTTTATCAGCATTGGAACTTATTACTGCTGCTCTTTTCCCATTATTTGCCTCATTAGCAGTAGTTTCATTCTTAGCGTATGATCATCTTATGAGGTCATATCattttcctaaaaataataaattatcatcTAGGGGTATAAAATAGCAACGTGGTGGTATAAAACCTACAGTACATTGTCACTATTTGAATTTCTTAACATAGACCTCTAAATTTAATGCAATAAAttgaatatgtaaaaaaatgttgcatGAAAAGAATTGACAAATAGTCACACTTCCAATGTGTATATATCACACTGTATTAacgtgcatttttttttttttatttatcataattagtttacaca contains:
- a CDS encoding hypothetical protein (putative), with protein sequence INNLLNEDDNAFGERLNALAHDDHFRKQFNVLIADDLFQKRLKVLMQDKHFQKQFDKLKNKSIFDLQDFIPLHDNDSVHEDSDPFKSCNNLEEHFNKLKIQKDKKENKLKN